A genomic stretch from Deltaproteobacteria bacterium includes:
- a CDS encoding M48 family metallopeptidase — protein MRYLATYYDGLTAQARPVAIAVTDTGVVISALHGAVLAHWPAEGVLLAERPRGGEPIRLGLEGTTERLVVDDPGVLETLRPVSPRLYQRVRTSWRGLARIVGWAGAAAGSMAVILLFVVPALSEQLAAVTPDTVRERIGGATLAQLVRLVKIDRSGSAGTQRPYCSDRPGRAALEALTARLTADMTAPPALRPVVLNTKLVNAFALPGNFIVLTKGLIESAVDAEEVAGVVAHEIGHIAHDHGIQRLYRSAAFGVLTSLMIGDVAGGLLVAGLGELMLDSGYSREAEREADRYALERLGAAGIDSRGFEAFFVRLQAQEEERRGKGGSALPGILSTHPPHAERIQAVRRAARSEGKVFEDSRQWPSLLLICRTTDSGSSTILHGR, from the coding sequence ATGCGCTACCTGGCCACCTACTACGATGGCTTGACGGCCCAGGCCCGGCCCGTGGCCATCGCGGTGACGGATACGGGAGTTGTCATTTCCGCGCTGCACGGAGCCGTGCTGGCGCATTGGCCCGCCGAAGGCGTCCTCCTCGCGGAGCGGCCGCGTGGCGGCGAGCCGATAAGGCTCGGTCTGGAAGGCACCACCGAGCGGCTGGTCGTCGATGACCCGGGCGTGTTGGAGACGCTTCGGCCGGTGTCGCCCCGACTCTATCAGCGGGTGCGGACGTCCTGGCGCGGCCTCGCCAGGATCGTGGGGTGGGCGGGCGCGGCCGCGGGCTCCATGGCCGTCATCCTTCTTTTCGTCGTGCCCGCCCTGTCGGAACAACTGGCCGCGGTGACCCCGGACACGGTCAGGGAACGCATCGGCGGCGCGACGTTGGCGCAGCTTGTGCGTCTTGTGAAGATTGACCGAAGCGGGTCCGCGGGGACGCAACGGCCCTACTGCAGCGACAGGCCGGGGCGGGCCGCCCTCGAGGCGCTGACGGCCCGCCTCACGGCGGACATGACCGCGCCGCCGGCGCTAAGGCCGGTGGTGTTGAATACGAAGCTGGTCAACGCCTTCGCGCTGCCGGGCAACTTCATCGTGTTGACCAAAGGGTTGATCGAAAGCGCCGTGGATGCGGAGGAAGTGGCGGGCGTGGTCGCTCACGAGATCGGCCACATTGCGCACGACCACGGTATCCAGCGGCTGTACCGCTCCGCCGCGTTCGGGGTGCTGACGAGCTTGATGATCGGCGACGTGGCCGGAGGCCTTCTGGTGGCGGGGTTGGGCGAGTTGATGCTCGACAGCGGTTACTCGCGGGAGGCCGAGCGCGAAGCCGACCGCTATGCGCTGGAACGTCTGGGCGCCGCGGGAATCGACTCCAGGGGGTTCGAAGCGTTCTTTGTGCGGTTGCAGGCGCAAGAGGAAGAGCGGCGGGGGAAGGGCGGAAGCGCGCTTCCCGGGATCCTCTCGACGCACCCGCCCCACGCCGAGCGAATCCAGGCCGTGCGCCGCGCGGCGCGGTCCGAGGGCAAGGTCTTCGAAGACTCGCGCCAGTGGCCGAGTCTCCTTCTTATCTGTCGAACCACGGACTCGGGTTCCTCGACGATCTTGCACGGCCGGTAG
- a CDS encoding lysine 2,3-aminomutase translates to MSLQTDEEGLDNAAPIFPSERYKALSAKHLPEIPQLEKLPADDRFAMQVVASVLPFRSNRYVIDNLIDWDRVPDDPVYQMTFPQQDMLEAVDFSRMADLMRRDASAKEIKEGAHEIREKLNPHPAGQRELNIPQVGHETINGLQHKYRETVLFFPSQGQTCHAYCTFCFRWAQFVGDNTLKIVAKEADGLHDYLAAHPDVTDLLVTGGDPMIMKTAVFAQYLEPFVEDPRLAHIQDIRIGTKSLTFWPARFVGDDDADDMLRLLEKIVKAGKHVAIMAHFNHWQELETKVVREAIRRLRDAGAVIRCQAPLLAHINDSSDVWIRMWEEEVRLGMIPYYMFVERDTGARNYFEVPLERCCDIFQNAYKFVSGLSRTVRGPSMSATPGKVEVQDVQEIAGEKVFILRFLQGRNPDWVGRPFFAAYDPEATWFDQLRPAFGQEKFFFTDEFNAMVEGKWPTTKH, encoded by the coding sequence ATGTCTCTCCAAACCGACGAAGAAGGCCTGGACAACGCGGCGCCGATCTTTCCGTCCGAGCGCTACAAGGCACTGTCGGCCAAGCATCTGCCGGAAATCCCGCAACTGGAGAAGCTGCCCGCCGACGACCGGTTCGCCATGCAGGTGGTGGCCAGCGTGCTGCCTTTCCGCTCCAACCGGTACGTGATCGACAACCTCATCGACTGGGACCGGGTGCCCGACGACCCCGTCTATCAGATGACCTTCCCGCAGCAGGACATGCTCGAGGCGGTGGACTTCTCGCGCATGGCCGACCTCATGCGGCGCGACGCTTCCGCCAAGGAGATCAAGGAAGGCGCCCACGAGATCCGCGAGAAGCTCAATCCGCACCCCGCCGGGCAGCGCGAGCTGAACATCCCGCAGGTCGGGCACGAGACGATTAACGGTCTCCAGCACAAGTACCGCGAGACCGTGCTGTTCTTCCCCAGCCAAGGGCAGACCTGCCATGCCTACTGCACCTTCTGCTTCCGCTGGGCCCAGTTCGTGGGTGACAACACCCTGAAGATCGTCGCCAAGGAGGCGGACGGCCTGCACGACTACCTGGCCGCGCATCCCGACGTGACCGATCTGCTGGTGACGGGCGGCGATCCCATGATCATGAAGACCGCGGTGTTCGCCCAGTACCTGGAGCCGTTCGTGGAAGACCCGCGGCTCGCCCACATCCAGGACATCCGCATCGGCACCAAGTCACTGACCTTCTGGCCCGCCCGCTTCGTCGGCGACGACGACGCCGACGACATGCTGCGCCTGCTGGAGAAGATCGTGAAGGCCGGCAAGCACGTGGCCATCATGGCTCACTTCAACCACTGGCAGGAGCTGGAGACCAAAGTGGTGCGGGAGGCCATCCGCCGCCTGCGCGACGCCGGCGCGGTGATCCGCTGCCAGGCGCCGCTGCTCGCTCACATCAACGACTCCTCGGACGTGTGGATCCGCATGTGGGAGGAAGAGGTGCGGCTGGGGATGATCCCCTACTACATGTTCGTGGAGCGCGACACCGGCGCGCGCAACTACTTCGAGGTGCCGCTGGAGCGCTGCTGCGACATCTTCCAGAACGCCTACAAGTTCGTCTCCGGCCTGTCCCGCACCGTGCGCGGCCCGAGCATGAGCGCCACCCCGGGCAAGGTGGAGGTCCAGGACGTGCAGGAGATCGCCGGCGAGAAGGTGTTCATCCTCCGCTTCCTCCAGGGACGCAACCCCGACTGGGTCGGACGCCCCTTCTTCGCCGCCTACGACCCCGAGGCCACCTGGTTCGACCAGTTGCGCCCCGCCTTCGGCCAGGAGAAGTTCTTCTTCACCGACGAATTCAACGCGATGGTGGAGGGGAAGTGGCCGACCACCAAGCACTGA
- a CDS encoding Glu/Leu/Phe/Val dehydrogenase — translation MATDLFTTARQRLENAARHVDIEREIIEQLRYPKETLAATLLVRMDDGSRKGFKAWRCRYDDTRGPTKGGIRFHPAVNVDEVMTLAFWMTFKCAVVNLPFGGAKGGVSVDVKTLSRAELERLSRAYVQAFARFIGPERDIPAPDMYTNGIVMAWMADEYGNITGHPSPAIITGKPVALGGSLGRDDATGRGGFYVLRELRDELGISPEKTRIVLQGFGNASFHCARLLHDDGYRIVGLSDSGAAIYDPDGMDPYAVMEHKDRTRSLAGAPTRGRARELDNAALLEAECDVLIPAAVENQITEDNAAAIQAPVILELANGPVTPAGDAILDQKGIIVVPDILANSGGVTVSYFEWVQNKAGYYWPVEEVHTKLRAIMDPETRGIWEVARDKAVSMRTAAYVHALERIGHAVEARGTKAFFNPLG, via the coding sequence ATGGCCACCGACCTCTTCACCACCGCGCGGCAGCGCCTGGAAAACGCCGCCCGCCACGTCGACATCGAGCGCGAGATCATCGAGCAGCTCCGCTATCCCAAGGAAACGCTGGCCGCCACCCTGCTGGTGCGCATGGACGACGGCTCGCGCAAGGGTTTCAAGGCGTGGCGCTGCCGCTACGACGACACCCGCGGTCCCACCAAGGGCGGCATCCGCTTCCATCCCGCGGTGAACGTCGACGAGGTGATGACGCTCGCGTTCTGGATGACCTTCAAGTGCGCGGTGGTGAACCTGCCCTTCGGCGGCGCCAAGGGCGGTGTGTCGGTGGACGTCAAGACTCTGTCCCGGGCGGAGCTGGAGCGGCTGAGCCGCGCCTACGTGCAGGCCTTCGCGCGCTTCATCGGCCCCGAACGCGACATCCCCGCGCCGGACATGTACACCAACGGCATCGTCATGGCGTGGATGGCGGACGAGTACGGCAACATCACCGGCCATCCCAGCCCGGCCATCATCACCGGCAAGCCGGTGGCGCTTGGCGGCTCGCTGGGACGCGACGACGCCACCGGACGGGGCGGCTTCTACGTGCTGCGCGAACTGAGAGACGAGTTGGGCATCAGCCCGGAGAAAACGCGCATCGTCCTCCAGGGGTTCGGCAACGCGTCGTTCCACTGCGCGCGCCTGCTCCACGACGACGGCTACCGGATCGTCGGGCTGTCCGACTCGGGCGCCGCCATCTACGACCCCGACGGCATGGACCCCTACGCGGTCATGGAGCACAAGGATCGCACCCGCAGCCTGGCCGGCGCGCCCACCCGCGGCCGCGCGCGCGAGCTCGACAACGCCGCGCTCCTGGAAGCGGAGTGCGACGTGCTGATCCCGGCGGCGGTGGAGAACCAGATCACCGAGGACAACGCCGCCGCCATCCAGGCGCCGGTGATCCTGGAGCTGGCCAACGGCCCGGTAACGCCGGCGGGCGACGCCATCCTCGACCAGAAGGGCATCATCGTGGTCCCGGACATCCTGGCCAACTCGGGCGGGGTGACGGTCTCCTACTTCGAGTGGGTGCAGAACAAGGCCGGCTACTACTGGCCGGTGGAGGAAGTGCACACGAAGCTCAGGGCCATCATGGACCCCGAGACCCGCGGCATCTGGGAGGTGGCCCGGGACAAGGCCGTGAGCATGCGCACCGCCGCCTACGTCCACGCCCTCGAACGCATCGGCCACGCGGTGGAGGCGCGCGGCACCAAGGCGTTCTTCAACCCGCTGGGCTGA